Part of the Bradyrhizobium sp. AZCC 1721 genome, GCCGGGCATAGGCGAGCGGAAGCGACGCCGTCCTTCAGACGGCTATGCCCGGCCATGACGGAAAGAGCGTTGATCCAGATTTGTCGCCTGATATCCTTTCCCCATGTCCGCTGCCGAAATCCGGCCCGCCACCGAGGCCGACCTCCCCGCCATCACCGAGATCTACGAGCACGCGGTGCGCTACGGCACCGCCACGTTCGAACTCATCCCGCCCGACCTCGCCGAGATGACCCGGCGATTCAGGGCGCTGTCGGATGGCGGCTTTCCCTATTTGGTCGCCGCCGTCGAAGGCCAGGCGATCGGATACGCCTATGCCGGCCCCTACCGGCCACGGCCGGCCTATCGCTTCACGGTGGAGAATTCGGTCTATTTGAAGCCGGCCACGCACCGGCGCGGTATCGGCCTGCAACTGATGCAGCGGCTGATCGCCGAATGCGAGGCGCGCGGCTACCGGCAGATGATCGCGGTCATCGGCGACTCCGCCAACGCCGGCTCGATCGGCGTTCACACCAAATGCGGCTTCCAGATGATCGGGACGCATCCCAGCGTCGGCCTCAAGTTCGGCCGCTGGCTGGACACGGTCATGATGCAGCGCGCGCTCGGCGAAGGCAGCACGACGGTCCCCGCCTCGTAGTCTGGCCACGCGTGCACCTCTTTGGCGGTACACCGCAGGGCCCAGACTCAAAATCGCGAAAACAACCCCATGCAAAGTAGAATGGGCCCCGGCTCGCAGCAGCCCGGCCGATTAAACCACCGCCAGCTTGCGGTCGATCACCAGCAGCACGCG contains:
- a CDS encoding GNAT family N-acetyltransferase, which produces MSAAEIRPATEADLPAITEIYEHAVRYGTATFELIPPDLAEMTRRFRALSDGGFPYLVAAVEGQAIGYAYAGPYRPRPAYRFTVENSVYLKPATHRRGIGLQLMQRLIAECEARGYRQMIAVIGDSANAGSIGVHTKCGFQMIGTHPSVGLKFGRWLDTVMMQRALGEGSTTVPAS